In one Dermacentor albipictus isolate Rhodes 1998 colony chromosome 4, USDA_Dalb.pri_finalv2, whole genome shotgun sequence genomic region, the following are encoded:
- the LOC139059525 gene encoding uncharacterized protein: MYRSPNHRTQSFRRLLKKARDKAGDNPLIIAGDLNAPKVEWGYGVTSAKGRNLATDAEEMGLNLITSALYPTRMGNSVSRDTTTDLTFVLNTEGATWHNTGDDLGSDHYIVETSIAIALKPLRKWRYTDWDEFRQIRKERTDKPVTLEQWTQELKEDARNATKEIETDVQTIGMDAKLAHMLEAKRSILQRWRTQRLNRRLRKKIALLNKDIEHHCVVLSNQQWDEVCARADGSVTYGKTWNLLKHLLSKGQTRSSQTKAADKIAKRELKNCNEQEFMARLAERYMPLSSSHENEAEASGSPYTGADNPDLDEPFTLEEIRTVLQNLNGTSAPGPKIGDIPNLNEVAHEAARALTDREASSNHSENKDAPTTYNEEEEGREK, translated from the exons ATGTACAGAAGCCCGAACCACAgaacgcaaagtttcagaagactgTTGAAGAAGGCCAGGGACAAAGCCGGGGACAACCCACTGATTATTGCCGGAGATTTGAACGCCCCAAAAGTAGAATGGGGCTACGGCGTCACCAGCGCCAAAGGCAGAAATCTTGCCACCGATGCGGAAGAGATGGGCCTCAACCTTATCACGTCCGCGCTCTACCCTACCAGGATGGGCAACTCGGTGTCGAGGGACACCACCACAGACCTCACATTCGTTCTCAACACCGAGGGGGCCACCTGGCATAATACCGGCgacgacctcggcagcgaccattacattgtggaaacgtcaatagcaatcgccttgaaaccactacgaaagtggagataCACGGATTGGGATGAGTTTAGACAGATAAGAAAGGAACGTACCGACAAGCCCGTTACACTAGAACAGTGGACGCAAGAACTAAAGGAGGACGCCCGCAATGCGACCAAGGAAATAGAAACAGATGTCCAGACAATCGGGATGGACGCTAAGctcgctcacatgctggaagctaaaagatccatactgcagagatggcgtacccagagactcaatagaagacttaggaAAAAGATTGCATTACTGAACAAGGACATTGAGCACCACTGCGTAGTACTCTCcaaccaacaatgggacgaagtatgtgCAAGAGCCGATGGCAGCGTGACATATGGAAAAACTTGGAACCTACTCAAACACCTTCTTAGCAAAGGCCAAACCAGGAGCTCccagaccaaggcggctgacaagATAGCGAAACGTGAACTCAAAAACTGCAACGAGCAGGAATTTATGGCAAGACTTGCCGAAAGATACATGCCACTCTCGAGCAGCCACGAAAACGAGGCCGAGGCATCTGGTTCCCCGTACACGGGAGCTGACAACCCCGACCTCGATGAACCCttcaccctggaagaaatcaggaccgtccttcaaaacttgaatggcacatcggccccag gaccaaagatcggcgacatccccaaccttaacgaggtggcacacgaggctgcgcgcgcgcttacagaccgcgagGCTTCAtccaaccactcggagaataaggacgcgcccactacatacaatgaggaggaggagggaagagaaaagtag